One Streptomyces sp. SAI-135 DNA segment encodes these proteins:
- a CDS encoding MOSC domain-containing protein: MKLLSVNLGRAKAVTYTDNPEGVTGIDKRPVEGPVRVAAPGPKGIGGSALAGDAVCKREHHGGDDQAVYAMAREDLDEWEAELGRTLANGAFGENLTTQGIDVSGALIGERWRIGPEVVLEVTCARIPCGTFQGHMGERRWVKRFTQKGAPGAYLRVIQPGEIRTGDPVEIVHRPDHDVTVALAFRAMTTERPLQPRLLAAGEALHPELRKWALEYVDKHGA; encoded by the coding sequence ATGAAGCTTCTGTCGGTGAATCTGGGCCGCGCGAAGGCCGTCACGTACACGGACAACCCGGAGGGCGTCACCGGTATCGACAAGCGGCCGGTCGAGGGACCGGTGAGGGTGGCCGCGCCCGGCCCCAAGGGCATCGGCGGCAGCGCGCTCGCCGGGGACGCGGTGTGCAAGAGGGAGCACCACGGCGGCGACGACCAGGCCGTGTACGCCATGGCGCGCGAGGACCTGGACGAGTGGGAGGCCGAGCTGGGCCGCACGCTGGCCAACGGCGCGTTCGGCGAGAACCTCACCACCCAGGGCATCGACGTCTCCGGCGCGCTGATCGGCGAACGCTGGCGGATCGGGCCCGAGGTGGTCCTCGAGGTCACCTGCGCGCGGATCCCGTGCGGCACCTTCCAGGGCCACATGGGTGAGCGGCGCTGGGTGAAGCGGTTCACGCAGAAGGGCGCGCCGGGGGCGTATCTGCGGGTGATACAGCCCGGTGAGATCCGTACCGGGGACCCGGTCGAGATCGTGCACCGGCCCGACCACGACGTGACGGTGGCCCTGGCGTTCCGGGCGATGACCACCGAACGGCCGCTCCAGCCAAGGCTGTTGGCGGCCGGTGAGGCGCTCCATCCGGAGCTGCGGAAGTGGGCGCTGGAGTATGTGGACAAGCACGGCGCCTGA
- a CDS encoding GuaB3 family IMP dehydrogenase-related protein: MTEIEIGRGKRGRRAYAFDDIAVVPSRRTRDPKEVSIAWQIDAYRFELPFLAAPMDSVVSPATAIRIGELGGLGVLNLEGLWTRHEDPQPLLDEIVGLDSETATRRLQEIYSAPIKEELIGARIKEVRDSGVITAAALSPQRTAQFSKAVVDAGVDIFVIRGTTVSAEHVSGSHEPLNLKQFIYELDVPVIVGGCATYTAALHLMRTGAAGVLVGFGGGAAHTTRNVLGIQVPMATAVADVAAARRDYMDESGGRYVHVIADGGVGWSGDLPKAIACGADAVMMGSPLARATDGPGRGHHWGMEAVNEELPRGKKVDLGTVGTIEEILTGPSHIPDGSMNFFGALRRAMATTGYSELKEFQRVEVTVADSQHKR, translated from the coding sequence GTGACTGAGATCGAGATCGGGCGCGGCAAGCGCGGCCGCCGGGCGTACGCCTTCGACGACATCGCCGTCGTCCCCAGCCGTCGTACGCGCGACCCGAAGGAGGTCTCGATCGCCTGGCAGATCGACGCCTACCGCTTCGAGCTGCCGTTCCTGGCCGCCCCCATGGACTCGGTCGTCTCCCCGGCCACCGCGATCCGCATCGGCGAGCTCGGCGGCCTCGGCGTGCTGAACCTCGAAGGCCTGTGGACGCGGCACGAGGACCCGCAGCCGCTGCTCGACGAGATCGTCGGCCTGGACTCCGAGACGGCGACCCGGCGGCTCCAGGAGATCTACTCCGCCCCCATCAAGGAGGAGCTGATCGGCGCGCGCATCAAGGAGGTGCGCGACTCCGGTGTGATCACGGCCGCCGCGCTCTCCCCGCAGCGCACGGCGCAGTTCTCCAAGGCCGTCGTGGACGCGGGTGTGGACATCTTCGTCATCCGCGGGACCACGGTCTCGGCGGAGCACGTCTCGGGTTCGCACGAGCCGCTGAACCTGAAGCAGTTCATCTACGAGCTCGACGTCCCGGTGATCGTCGGCGGCTGCGCCACCTACACGGCCGCCCTGCACCTCATGCGCACCGGCGCGGCCGGCGTCCTGGTCGGCTTCGGCGGCGGCGCGGCGCACACGACCAGGAACGTGCTCGGCATCCAGGTGCCCATGGCGACCGCCGTGGCCGATGTCGCCGCGGCCCGCCGTGACTACATGGACGAGTCCGGCGGCCGGTACGTGCACGTGATCGCCGACGGCGGTGTCGGCTGGTCCGGCGACCTCCCCAAGGCGATCGCCTGCGGCGCGGACGCCGTGATGATGGGCTCCCCGCTGGCCCGCGCCACCGACGGGCCCGGTCGCGGTCACCACTGGGGCATGGAGGCCGTCAACGAGGAGCTGCCGCGCGGCAAGAAGGTCGACCTCGGCACCGTCGGCACCATCGAGGAGATCCTCACCGGCCCGTCGCACATCCCGGACGGCTCGATGAACTTCTTCGGTGCGCTGAGGCGGGCGATGGCCACGACCGGCTACAGCGAGCTCAAGGAGTTCCAGCGCGTCGAGGTCACGGTGGCGGACTCGCAGCACAAGCGGTAG
- a CDS encoding response regulator transcription factor, whose translation MTSVLVCDDSPLAREALRRAVATVPGVERVTTAANGEEVLRRWGADRSDLILMDVRMPGLGGVETVRRLLSADPGARIIMLTVAEDLDGVALAVAAGARGYLHKDASRAELRATVTQALADPTWRLAPRRLRSAEMGAAPTLTAREIQVLEGMSHGRSNAEIGRELFLSEDTVKTHARRLFKKLGASDRAHAVALGFRWGLVR comes from the coding sequence ATGACATCCGTCCTCGTCTGCGACGACTCCCCGCTTGCCCGAGAGGCGCTCCGCCGCGCGGTCGCGACCGTGCCCGGTGTCGAGCGCGTGACGACCGCGGCCAACGGCGAGGAAGTCCTCCGCCGCTGGGGCGCGGACCGTTCGGACCTGATTCTGATGGACGTACGCATGCCCGGTCTGGGCGGCGTCGAGACCGTGCGGCGGCTGCTGTCCGCGGACCCCGGGGCCCGGATCATCATGCTCACGGTCGCCGAGGACCTCGACGGGGTCGCCCTCGCGGTCGCCGCCGGTGCGCGCGGCTACCTCCACAAGGACGCCTCACGCGCGGAGTTGCGGGCCACGGTGACCCAGGCGCTCGCCGACCCGACCTGGCGGCTCGCCCCGCGCCGGCTGCGGTCCGCGGAGATGGGCGCGGCGCCCACGCTCACCGCGCGTGAGATCCAGGTGCTCGAAGGCATGAGCCACGGCCGGTCCAACGCCGAGATCGGGCGCGAGCTCTTCCTGTCCGAGGACACCGTCAAGACGCACGCGCGCCGGCTGTTCAAGAAGCTGGGTGCCTCGGACCGCGCGCACGCGGTCGCGCTCGGCTTCCGCTGGGGCCTGGTGCGCTGA
- a CDS encoding sigma-70 family RNA polymerase sigma factor gives MRDDEAAHPHGAIGALVHSAVEGDEQATHDLLAHVHPLALRYCRTRLSRLPGDARHFVEDLAQEVCVAVLLALPRYRDTGRPFEAFVFAIAAHKVADLQRAAMRHPGSTAVPSDEMPERPDDSLGPEERALLSSDAEWAKKLLANLPENQRELLLLRIAVGLTAEETGQMLGMSPGAVRVAQHRALSRLRALAEQ, from the coding sequence ATGCGTGACGACGAGGCGGCTCATCCCCATGGGGCGATCGGTGCGCTCGTCCACAGTGCCGTGGAAGGGGACGAGCAGGCCACGCACGACCTGCTCGCCCATGTCCACCCACTGGCCCTGCGCTACTGCCGCACCCGGCTGTCCCGTCTTCCGGGTGACGCCCGGCACTTCGTTGAGGACCTCGCGCAGGAGGTCTGCGTAGCCGTCCTCCTCGCCCTGCCGCGCTACCGGGACACCGGCCGCCCCTTCGAGGCGTTCGTCTTCGCCATCGCCGCCCACAAGGTCGCCGACCTGCAGCGCGCGGCCATGCGGCACCCCGGTTCGACGGCGGTCCCCTCCGACGAGATGCCCGAGCGGCCCGACGACTCGCTCGGCCCCGAGGAGCGGGCGCTGCTCAGCAGTGATGCCGAGTGGGCCAAGAAACTGCTGGCCAACCTCCCCGAGAACCAGCGCGAGCTGCTGCTGCTGCGGATCGCCGTGGGGTTGACGGCGGAGGAGACGGGTCAGATGTTGGGAATGTCACCCGGCGCGGTCCGTGTGGCGCAGCACCGGGCGCTGAGCAGACTGCGGGCGCTGGCCGAGCAGTAG
- a CDS encoding nucleotide sugar dehydrogenase — protein sequence MPADLAVIGLGPYGLPLAQAAVAAGISTLGYRTGPEAGSLSPAELRRMLSGGFRTAAGPAELGRVRTAVICAPTPAGPDGGLDLSQVEAAARTLSTHLRPHTTVILESPVPPGTTEEFLRPLLEEGSGLRAGRDFHLAYSPTRVDPGNRDFTPANTPKVIGGLTPACTESAAAFYSRLTDKVVRARGPREAETVQLLETNFRHVNIALVNEMAVVCHDLGVDLWDVIRCAETKPFGFQAFRPGPGVGGHAIPRDLSGAGRSLRMVELARQVNDQMPRYVVQRAAALLNEHGKSARAARVLLLGVTYKPDLADQQATPAQEVAVRLMELGACVSYHDPHVPSWSVLDRPVPRADSLYEAAADADLTILLQQHRTYDLQGLSVKAQLLLDTRGATPTGAAHRL from the coding sequence ATGCCCGCAGATCTCGCCGTGATCGGACTCGGTCCCTACGGACTGCCCCTGGCCCAGGCCGCTGTCGCCGCCGGCATCTCCACCCTCGGCTACCGCACCGGCCCCGAGGCCGGCTCCCTCAGCCCCGCCGAACTGCGCCGGATGCTCTCGGGGGGCTTCCGGACGGCAGCGGGACCGGCCGAACTCGGCCGCGTCCGCACGGCGGTCATCTGTGCGCCGACTCCGGCGGGCCCGGACGGCGGCCTGGACCTGAGCCAGGTGGAGGCGGCGGCCCGCACGTTGAGCACACACCTGCGCCCGCACACCACCGTCATCCTGGAGTCCCCCGTCCCGCCGGGCACCACCGAGGAATTCCTGCGCCCGCTGCTCGAGGAGGGCTCGGGCCTGCGCGCGGGCCGCGACTTCCACCTCGCGTACTCGCCCACCCGCGTGGACCCCGGCAACCGCGACTTCACGCCCGCCAACACCCCCAAGGTGATCGGTGGCCTCACGCCCGCGTGCACGGAGTCGGCGGCCGCCTTCTACTCGCGTCTCACCGACAAGGTGGTACGCGCGCGTGGCCCGCGCGAGGCGGAGACGGTCCAGCTCCTGGAGACCAACTTCCGGCACGTCAACATCGCCCTCGTCAACGAGATGGCCGTCGTCTGCCACGACCTCGGCGTCGACCTCTGGGACGTCATCCGCTGCGCGGAGACCAAGCCGTTCGGCTTCCAGGCGTTCCGCCCCGGCCCCGGCGTCGGCGGCCACGCGATCCCCCGCGACCTCAGCGGGGCCGGCCGCTCCCTGCGCATGGTCGAACTCGCCCGGCAGGTCAACGACCAGATGCCGCGCTACGTCGTCCAGCGCGCCGCGGCCCTCCTCAACGAGCACGGCAAGTCGGCCCGCGCCGCCCGCGTCCTGCTGCTCGGCGTCACCTACAAGCCCGACCTCGCCGACCAGCAGGCCACCCCGGCCCAGGAGGTCGCCGTACGCCTGATGGAACTCGGCGCCTGCGTCAGCTACCACGACCCCCACGTCCCGTCCTGGAGCGTCCTGGACCGCCCGGTCCCGCGCGCGGACTCCCTCTACGAGGCGGCGGCCGACGCGGACCTGACGATCCTGCTCCAGCAGCACCGCACGTACGACCTCCAGGGCCTGTCGGTGAAGGCCCAGCTGCTGCTGGACACGCGCGGGGCCACGCCCACGGGGGCGGCGCATCGGCTGTGA
- the guaB gene encoding IMP dehydrogenase, giving the protein MTANVDGVPDKFATLGLTYDDVLLLPGASEVLPNAVDTSSRISRNVRVNIPLLSAAMDKVTESRMAIAMARLGGVGVLHRNLSVEDQVNQVDLVKRSESGMVTDPITVHPEATLAEADALCAKFRISGVPVTDPAGKLLGIVTNRDMAFESDRSRQVREVMTPMPLVTGQVGISGTDAMELLRRHKIEKLPLVDEAGVLKGLITVKDFVKAEKYPNAAKDAEGRLLVGAAVGASPEALERAQALAEAGVDFLVVDTSHGHNSNALSWMSKIKSSVGVDVIGGNVATRDGAQALIDAGVDGIKVGVGPGSICTTRVVAGIGVPQVTAIYEASLAARPAGIPLIGDGGLQYSGDIGKALAAGADTVMLGSLLAGCEESPGELQFINGKQFKSYRGMGSLGAMQSRGQAKSYSKDRYFQAEVGSDDKLVPEGIEGQVPYRGPLSSVLHQLVGGLRQTMGYVGAATIDEMESKGRFVRITSAGLKESHPHDIQMTVEAPNYSRK; this is encoded by the coding sequence ATGACTGCAAACGTCGACGGAGTGCCTGACAAATTCGCGACGCTCGGGCTGACCTACGACGACGTGCTGCTGCTGCCGGGAGCGTCCGAGGTGCTCCCCAACGCGGTCGACACCTCGTCCCGCATCTCCCGCAATGTCCGGGTCAACATCCCGCTGCTCTCGGCCGCCATGGACAAGGTGACCGAGTCCCGCATGGCCATCGCGATGGCCCGCCTCGGCGGCGTCGGCGTGCTGCACCGCAACCTCTCCGTCGAGGACCAGGTCAACCAGGTCGACCTGGTGAAGCGGTCCGAGTCCGGCATGGTCACCGACCCCATCACCGTGCACCCCGAGGCGACCCTCGCCGAGGCCGACGCGCTGTGCGCCAAGTTCCGCATCAGCGGCGTTCCGGTCACCGACCCGGCCGGCAAGCTCCTCGGCATCGTCACCAACCGTGACATGGCCTTCGAGTCGGACCGCAGCCGCCAGGTGCGCGAGGTCATGACGCCGATGCCGCTGGTCACCGGCCAGGTCGGCATCTCCGGCACCGACGCCATGGAGCTGCTGCGCCGCCACAAGATCGAGAAGCTCCCCCTGGTCGACGAGGCGGGTGTCCTCAAGGGCCTCATCACCGTCAAGGACTTCGTCAAGGCGGAGAAGTACCCCAACGCCGCCAAGGACGCCGAGGGCCGCCTCCTCGTCGGTGCCGCCGTCGGCGCCAGCCCCGAGGCCCTGGAGCGGGCCCAGGCGCTCGCCGAGGCCGGGGTGGACTTCCTCGTCGTCGACACCTCGCACGGCCACAACAGCAACGCGCTGAGCTGGATGTCGAAGATCAAGTCGAGCGTCGGCGTCGACGTGATCGGCGGCAACGTCGCCACGCGTGACGGCGCCCAGGCCCTCATCGACGCCGGTGTCGACGGCATCAAGGTCGGCGTCGGACCGGGCTCCATCTGTACGACCCGTGTCGTCGCCGGCATCGGCGTCCCGCAGGTCACCGCGATCTACGAGGCCTCCCTCGCCGCCCGCCCGGCCGGCATCCCGCTGATCGGCGACGGCGGCCTGCAGTACTCCGGCGACATCGGCAAGGCGCTCGCCGCCGGCGCCGACACCGTGATGCTGGGCTCGCTCCTGGCGGGTTGCGAGGAGTCGCCCGGCGAGCTCCAGTTCATCAACGGCAAGCAGTTCAAGTCGTACCGCGGCATGGGCTCGCTCGGTGCCATGCAGTCGCGCGGCCAGGCGAAGTCGTACTCGAAGGACCGCTACTTCCAGGCCGAGGTCGGCTCCGACGACAAGCTCGTGCCCGAGGGCATCGAGGGCCAGGTGCCCTACCGCGGCCCGCTCTCCAGCGTCCTGCACCAGCTCGTCGGCGGCCTGCGCCAGACCATGGGCTACGTGGGCGCGGCCACCATCGACGAGATGGAGTCCAAGGGCCGTTTCGTGCGGATCACCTCGGCGGGTCTGAAGGAGTCGCACCCGCACGACATCCAGATGACGGTCGAGGCGCCGAACTACAGCCGTAAGTGA
- a CDS encoding SDR family oxidoreductase: MTTALITGSTAGIGAAFARRLAADGHNLVLVARDTKRLQDQATELHDRHGIEAEVLTADLATDPGIEAVAARLADRRSPVDLLVNNAGFGNKGRYLDVSMADELKMLKVHCEAVLRLTSAATEAMRERGRGGVVNVASVAAFVPRGTYGASKAWVVQFTQGAARDLAGSGVRLMALCPGFVRTEFHQRAGMGTDNIPGWMWLDADKLVAAALTDLSHGKTLSIPDPRYKVLMGLVKVAPRGLLGGITSRTGRKYGPQ, translated from the coding sequence ATGACAACGGCATTGATTACGGGATCGACCGCGGGCATCGGTGCCGCGTTCGCACGACGGCTGGCGGCTGACGGGCACAACCTGGTGCTGGTGGCCCGCGACACCAAGCGGCTCCAGGACCAGGCGACCGAGCTCCACGACCGGCACGGCATCGAGGCCGAGGTCCTCACCGCCGACCTCGCCACGGACCCCGGCATCGAGGCGGTCGCCGCCCGGCTCGCCGACCGCAGGTCTCCTGTCGACCTCCTCGTCAACAACGCCGGCTTCGGCAACAAGGGCCGCTACCTCGACGTCTCCATGGCCGACGAGCTCAAGATGCTCAAGGTGCACTGCGAGGCCGTGCTGCGGCTGACGTCGGCGGCGACGGAGGCGATGCGGGAGCGCGGGCGCGGCGGTGTCGTGAACGTCGCGTCGGTGGCCGCGTTCGTGCCACGCGGTACGTACGGCGCCTCGAAGGCGTGGGTCGTGCAGTTCACGCAGGGCGCGGCGCGGGATCTGGCGGGCAGCGGGGTCCGGCTGATGGCCCTGTGCCCGGGGTTCGTGCGGACCGAGTTCCACCAGCGGGCCGGGATGGGCACGGACAACATCCCCGGCTGGATGTGGCTCGACGCGGACAAACTGGTCGCCGCGGCCCTCACCGACCTGTCCCACGGCAAGACCCTGTCGATCCCGGACCCGCGGTACAAGGTGCTCATGGGGCTCGTGAAGGTGGCGCCGCGGGGGCTGCTGGGCGGGATCACGTCGAGGACGGGGCGGAAGTACGGGCCGCAGTAG
- a CDS encoding WhiB family transcriptional regulator, which yields MADFSRLPGPNADLWDWQLLAACRGVDSSLFFHPEGERGAARSARENSAKEVCMRCPVRAQCAAHALAVREPYGVWGGLTEDEREELMGRARHRLVSASSVGSGASNN from the coding sequence ATGGCAGATTTCTCCCGCCTTCCCGGACCGAACGCGGACCTGTGGGACTGGCAGCTTCTGGCCGCCTGTCGCGGAGTGGACAGCTCGCTCTTCTTCCATCCGGAGGGCGAGCGCGGTGCGGCCCGGAGTGCTCGCGAGAACTCGGCCAAGGAGGTCTGCATGAGATGCCCGGTGCGCGCACAGTGTGCGGCGCACGCGCTCGCGGTGAGAGAGCCGTACGGCGTGTGGGGCGGGCTGACCGAGGACGAGCGCGAGGAGCTCATGGGGCGGGCGCGACACCGGCTGGTGTCGGCGTCATCCGTCGGGAGCGGCGCATCGAACAATTGA
- a CDS encoding LysR family transcriptional regulator — protein MIEARHLRVLRAVATTGSFSAAGRELGCTQPAVSQQMKALEASVGTPLLVRTGREMRLTQAGQALVRHASGILAGLTAAEEEVAAIAGLRAGRVRLVSFPSGSSTLVPTALAALRAAHPGTRVFLEEAEPPQSVTLLREGDCDIALAFRYEGAAGGDEWDDLVVRPLLTDRLVALVPERHRLARAGSVAIGELAEESWIAGCPRCRGQLVEVCESAGFTPRIDFATDDYPAVVGLVGAGLGVAVLPQLAVESVRPRGARTVTLEPAVRREIVALTLPDLAQVPAVAATLEQLARAAER, from the coding sequence GTGATCGAAGCCCGACATCTCCGAGTCCTGCGTGCCGTCGCCACCACCGGCTCCTTCTCCGCCGCGGGGCGCGAACTGGGCTGCACCCAGCCCGCCGTCAGCCAGCAGATGAAGGCTCTGGAGGCGTCCGTGGGCACGCCGCTGCTCGTCCGCACCGGACGCGAGATGCGGCTGACCCAGGCGGGCCAGGCCCTGGTGCGGCACGCCTCCGGCATCCTGGCGGGCCTCACGGCCGCCGAGGAGGAGGTCGCCGCCATCGCCGGGCTGCGGGCCGGGCGGGTCCGGCTCGTCTCCTTCCCCAGCGGCAGCTCCACCCTCGTCCCCACCGCCCTCGCCGCCCTGCGCGCCGCCCACCCCGGCACCCGGGTCTTCCTGGAGGAGGCCGAGCCCCCGCAGTCCGTCACCCTGCTGAGGGAGGGCGACTGCGACATCGCGCTCGCCTTCCGGTACGAGGGGGCCGCGGGCGGCGACGAGTGGGACGACCTCGTCGTGCGCCCCCTGCTGACCGACCGGCTCGTCGCCCTCGTACCGGAGCGGCACCGGCTCGCGCGCGCGGGGTCCGTGGCCATCGGGGAGCTCGCCGAGGAGTCGTGGATCGCCGGATGCCCGCGCTGCCGCGGCCAGTTGGTCGAGGTGTGCGAGAGCGCCGGCTTCACGCCCCGCATCGACTTCGCGACCGACGACTACCCGGCGGTGGTCGGCCTGGTGGGCGCCGGCCTCGGCGTCGCCGTCCTGCCCCAGCTCGCCGTCGAGTCCGTACGGCCCCGGGGCGCGCGCACGGTGACGCTGGAGCCGGCGGTCCGCCGGGAGATCGTCGCGCTCACCCTCCCCGACCTGGCACAGGTGCCCGCGGTGGCGGCGACCCTGGAGCAACTGGCGCGCGCGGCCGAGCGCTAG